ATGTGCCTGAGGCTGGTACAGGCTGGATAGTTTTAGGAAAATGGGTACAAAAAGTTCAGTCTCAGAAGCTTTTCCTTGGAGCCCCAGCAGCTGACTGTAATCTCTGCAAGCAGCAACAGAGCAAAGCACAAGGGCAAAGTCAACGGCTTGTGCTGTGCAAAGAGAAGAACAGCTTTGACCTTGCCAACATCTGCTGTGCTGGTACAGATGTGGCGTGTGCTTTAATCGCAGGTGCAGACCTGATTTTGCAGCTAGAAGAGGCTGCACTTTGCtatctttgctgttttctttcaccAACAGTGAACCAGGAAACAGCACAGGTCATTCAAGCAGCGTTCAGAAATGCCAAGTTCCCAAACATCACGGGGGAAAGGTCCGTGCGGCTCCTCGGCAAGGTGGCTTACGGGCTAAGCAAGTGAGTATCGCTGCGCCTCTGGGCTGGGGCGCCGCGGGCTGGCGGAGGGCAGGGAACATTGGCCTGGGAAGGGAGCTTTGGTCCAGTAATTGTTTGAGAAAGCAAAGACAGAGATGCACTTTCTTATCTGTGCCTTTCAGACAAGTCATTTGCATGTGAAGGTTTAGGCTGTTCATGCGCTGTTTAAGAGCTTTTCCAGCTCCCTGGGAAGACAGCGAGGAGCCACAGAAGAGCAGGTCTCTGAAAACCAGGACAGGGAGTGCTGTCCCTGGGCTGGAAGGGGCTGTCCAGCTCTCAGGGCTGTTGTCGATAGATGGTGCCAAGGGCTCGTCCTGTGCTGAAACACCCATCTGCACAGTGTAGAGTGGACTTGCTTTGTGGCAAGGACAGCTGGGTTTCACAGTGTTACTAACGGGGGTTATTTGGAAATGACAAATGCAATGATGCAAACATGGGGTAGATTTGACTGCTGCTGAAATAGAGCACTGCAATAAAACAGAGGTTTTTACGAAGCACATTGCTGTGTGTTTCCAGCTTCAAGCATTCAAGCGATCCCTACATGTGTATGGAAGTGTGTAGCAGGGGAGGAGCCGTGCACCAAGGCTGAGTGAACGCAGCCTTGCAGCTGTGTGCAACCCCTTTGCTCTTCCAGAGCTCCCTGGTGCTCCCCAGAGCTGGCACAAATCCCACAAAAACCTCAGGAGCAAACCTGTTGCACCCAGTCATAGAAAGTGCCCACAGGGCAcaaactccttttttttgtttctttttttttttccttttttttttctttttttttttcatttttagcatcCAGGTCAATGATTTGTCCATAGAGCAGAGTGAGGTGGAGCTCAAGGAAAACGATGCCATTGACATTGCCATTAAAAATGTGACGGCCTTCTTCAAGGGCACCCTGACCTACGGCTACGCTGGGGCCTGGTTGTAAGTACCCGGGGGCTGAGCACCACAGCCCTGGATCCTGCCACTGCCCAGGCAGAGTCAGCCCACAGCATGGGTGAAGGTAGAGGGGCCGTGCTCCTCTGGCTCCCTCGCAAAGGGAGCCTGAGCAAGGCAGTATTTTATatgccagcagtgctgcttaCCCCCATCGCTCTTTTTCTTGTGTcactttttgcctttctgtCCCCACCATTGCCTCTTGCATGAGATGAAAGGGCTAAAATGTACAAGCTGGCTTTTTCCCTCCCCATCGTTGCTCTGTAAATGTCATCTGTGTGCAGTACACATGGCCTTAATGCTCCCATTCTCTTAAGTGGTGGCTTACAATGGTTTAAAGCCAGATTATTTGAGGTGGGCTGCTGCATGCCAGGGTTTTGCACACCACAGTACAAGGAATGATGTAGAAGGTGCTACGAAAGAAACCTGCTCTGTGGCTAGAGTGCAGTCAGGAAAGCTGCTCCCACGTGTGTGTGCCGTTGAtaaatctcctctcttctgCCCTTACAGTCTACAGCTTTCTCATTCAGTTGATTTTGAAATTGAGTCTTCCATCGACCTCCAGATAAACATTAAATTGAGTAAGTAACAGCTGGGGACCACGAGCCATAGGGACCTTTGCACAGTTGTTTCCACCCAAgccgcagccggggctgggaggggcaAGCAGGGGCTGGCTCCATGCACCTCGGTGGGGACCAGGTGGcacctgcctctgcctccctgcacACCGGGCTGGAGACAATGTGGCCCTCAAAGAGCTCGTAATCTTAACAGCCCAAGAGGAGGGAGCTGGTACAAACCATTTCAGCAAGGTAATGCTGGGCTGCACCAGCAGAAAGTGAAGAACTGCCTGGCCTTCTGGAGTGTCTTCAGGATCAGCTGTTCATCTCCTGCAGTTCGGGATGACTCGAAAAAAAACCACTGGGATGTTTCAAATGAGTTTGCCAAATTATGGCTTTGTTGCAGGAGCCTTGCACATCTGTACAGTCCGCTTTTTCAGCTCTCCCTAGGTCAGGCCCAAGGAGTGCTCAGGGAAATGAAGTGTTGGCTTTGGGAAGGTTGACAGTACAGGGCTTCCACCAAAAGGGAACGGGCAATCCATACTCCTCCACCTCCCATAAGGAGCGAGAGGGATTTGGATTACTACACGTGTATCGAAATGCATTTCCTGTCTCTGGTAAGCTCCTGGGGAAAGCAGCATGAAGCCACGTATATTGCAGTATATTGCAATTTCCAAACTTTTTGCAATATGACTTAACCTGCTCCCCGCTCTGGGTTGTGGGCGGCATGCAACTGTCCGGGTTCTGCTGAGGGATGTTAGGACACAACCAAGTCCCCGACTGTAGGACTTGGCGAAGCTGTGCTGGACTCTggcagctgagagcagaagcCTCCCTCTGCATGCAAATTCCCCCCACCTGCCCCTACTCTGCAGGGTCCCAGATCTTTTGGAAACCTCCACCAGGAGGTGGAGGGAGCTCTGAcagtcctcctgcagctccaggtCAGCGGTGTCTGCTAAGTGTACTCCTCTCTGTCTCAGGAGTAAGTCAGctacttcttttctttgtccttATCCTGTGCAGTGTGCCAGGAGGAGCAGGTGGCTGCTGATGCTTCAGACTGCTACCTGTCGTTCCACAAACTGACACTTCACCTCCAAGGAGACAAGGAGTGAGTCTGGTCCCCTCCAGAACAGGGACTCACGTGCTCAGCCACTGGTCCCGCTGCGGGACCGCTGGCTCTCCCTGACCACGCTCCCTGTCTCCTGCAGGCCAGGCTGGTTGAAGCAGCTCTTCACAGATTTCATCTCCTTCACTCTGAAGTTTGTTCTTAAGAGAGAGGTAATATGGAGGAAAGGTTGGCTTGTGCTGTATGTTCCTCTCTTCATATATGCCTGCAGGATAATAGCAACGCACTtaatgacaaataaaaaaagaaaaaaaggctgtgcTGACGGTGCCGGACCCTGACTGCCAGCCCCCAGACCTCACTGCGATGTCCAGCTCTGCCTCGGCTGCCCAGAGAGCCCCTCCTGGCCAAGGTGCCACTGGAGGTggccgtgtccccatcccacagTGGGCTCTGATTACCTCCCAGCCCAAACCCTCCTCTGCTACAAGTGTGACTCAGAGGCTCAGGTTGTGCTGGTGCACGTGGAGGAAGGACAGGCTCAGCAACACCTGCCTACACCACCATGGGGCTTTGTCCGCACCCCTGTGAGCCCTTCAGGCCCCCCTTCCAGGGGAGTGGATTGCAGGGAGCAGGTTTGAACTCCACTGCCACCAAGTGAAAAGAGTGGGGTTGTGCCAATATGACATTGTCACTCAGGAGACTGTGGGTCATGCCTACAGACATTGCTCAACCCCAAATCCAGCTTccccttcattttttcttttctttcctcttgtaGGTGTGCAAAGAGATCAATTTTCTTGCCCAGGTGCTGGCCAATTTTGTACATGACCTAGCAGGTAACTatccttgtttttctgcttgctttctttacaTATAGCTCTTAACGTTCGAGCCCCAGCAGGGTGGATGTAACCACATCCACCAAAAAAATCTATTGAAAAGTCTGTATGGGATGCCAAGCTCCCagacaacagcaaaataaacctTGGCGATCTTATGCTATGATTTTCTACACCAGGTTGATGTTAAGGGTGATTGCACTGGTTCAAAGACGTTTCAGTTCCTAACGTATTTCTCCTTCATTATTTAATGATGAGAGATGCAGGATAGCTGCAGGAGTGATGTTAGTTAGAACAGGAGCATGCTTTGGAAACTAGGGCTGAGATATTGCAGCACCTTTATCGACCTGCGGAAGATTTTTTGACAGTTCCCAGTCCCAAATGTCACGGAAAAGCAGCAAAGTGTAAAACTGAGTAACTATCTCTGTGTCCCAGTGGAGAAAGTAAACCACAGTGAGCAGTGGAAGGATCAGCACTAGCAGTCAGAGGAGTGGGACCCCCCCGTCCCATCCTTGTGCACGTTCCTCTTGTAACTCCCCAGTCACCTTCTGCAGCAAGCcctaaaagaaaatgctgcaagTTCTGCTTAAAGTGATATTTCCAATGtgagctttttgtgttttattctgGCAGCAAATTTTGTTCGGGATGAGGATATCGGACTTGATATCTCCCTTGCATCAGAtcctttaataaaagcaaattacCTAGAATCACATCACAAGGTAAAGTAACCCAGGCTCAGAGACAAGAGGTTTTCTGCTCGTGGTGTTagcggcagggctgggaggggctggCTCCTCACTGCAGGcagtgcttctgtgctgcaccCAAGGGTGTCTGCAGCATGGGCTGATCGCAGCCTTGCAGCCAGCCAAGCAGCTCGTTCCCTGCTCTGAGTCCAGCCAGCCAGCCCTTCACCTTGCGATGACTAGTGGAAGATGAAGGTGTTGACAGGTCATGTTTCCCTGCCACATgtccttgctttcttttaaagggcCTTGTCATGTACAAGAACTACTCTGATGTCTTCAGTGACTCCGTTTACTCCCCATCACTGCTCACCGAATCCCGAATGCTCTACTTCTGGCTGTCTGAACACATCCTCAACTCTCTGGCTTCGGCAGCTTTCTTAGATGAACGCCTGGTGATGACCATCAGTGGGAAGAAGTTGCAGGTGACTTTCAGGGGTGGTTCCCTCCTTACCATCACATAGCACTGTATTTTGGGGGGAGAGTAAAAATTCTCTAAACTTTGGTTTTTGGTGAATGCTGATTTCTGTAGATTGAAATCCACAGCCAGTCACTACACGTGAACCTGATCAGAAACAGGTACCTTCTTAGCAAGTACATGCTACCAGGCAGTGCTATCCCCTAGAGTGATAACATCGGCTGATAGAAAACTTCTTTTCTGAGTTGTAAAGGGACATGAATTTACATAGGAGTACTGAGGTAGAAAGGGGGTGAATTCAGGAGAAACCATCCCTCTGGACATGCTGCTATCCACACATCCATGCTCTGCCCCATCCAGGCTGGACTGGGGCTAACCATAACCTCCTCTTACATCTTTTTTTACAACCTGTTTCTGGTTTGTTTCTGAAGGAGCTGTTTGAAATTGAAGACACTGAAGTGCAGCAGAAGGCGGTGCAGTTGGTAACTTTTGATTCTATTCAGAGCATTTTGTCAAACAAAGAACTTTTTAAATTGATTCATTTAAACTGTAATATCTCATGTCCTTCCCTCAACAACTTAAGAGTCTTGGCTGATGGTGAAACGAGGGGTTGAAGGAGAAGTTGTTGTGCTTTTTGAGGATTTCTCCACCCTCCATGTTGACACAGCTTCACTGAAACCCATCTCAGCCGTTGGGCTTAGAACAAGTGGAGGAGGAGTTGGGAACTATAAAGCGGATGTAGATGTGTGGCAAGGTTTTATGAAATTGGGAAGCAGCATGGCAAAAACCTTACTCTTCTCTTGCTCTTTGTTTGACCAGATTTTTCAAGGCACCTCCTATAATGATTCTGTGGCCAAGGTGTGGAGCCTCACCCATCCCGAAATCTCTCTCCAGCCTGAAGGGACAGTTGTGAAGTCCTTGGTAGCAGTGGAGATCAACATCTTTCCCCCAGGAGAAGAGTCCCTAATGGTTCTGTACATGGAGAAGGTCTGTCCTTGCTTCTCCTGACTGTGAAGACCTTTGGAAAAGCTCTGTCCTGAGTCTGTACCACTCTGGGTGCTCGGGGACAGTAGCAACTAGGAACATTTTGGAAAGGGGGTGGTGGCTAACCCATGGGAAGCGGAGAAGGCGTATCAATTTCTTTCAGCACAACAGTCTCTTCCTGTGACATTTGGGGCTGGGAATGATGATAGTGACCCTGTTGGCTCAATGTCTCTATTACACCAGCCCACTGTTGGTATGCAAGGTGGTAAGAGCAGCAACACAAAGCCCTGGTGAGTCCCTATTAAACACCACATCGGACAAGGCAAAACTCCTTTAACTGCAGTATTTTAGGAGAGAACGAAAGCACCGTGGGAATGTATTTATTCTGAAATCTCCTAGTTTCCCAAATCTAGCTCTAGCCCCTGCCTAGAGGATGGTTgcctctgaaagagaaaatacaactGTGAAGAATGCAAAGCTTTTCCTCTGTGTGCCTGTGTGAAAGTTTCTGGTTACACTGTTTTACCCCAAAGTGCTTTATACTGAATATAAGGAGGTAGCAAAAAAATGCCAACACCCTTGCTGTAATTGTAACACGACAATAAGACAGTATGCTTGTGCAGCCTTGTAATTATGGGCTGGTATGGGCACTAAATGCTGCACAAAAGCAAATCACTGTCTCAGGGTAGACCAGACTCTTTTTGGGGAGTTGTGGCATACaaatggagaaggaaaacataGACCTCCCCAGGTAATAATATCTGGAGGTGAAGCCAGAAGGATGTTAAACTCTGGCTTATAGCAAGTAAACCAGAATTTCCAGATAAGACCTCTCAGCTGTAAGGCAAGCGGAGCTACATCTAAGCGTCACTGTTCATCTTTGTGCAGGAAATCACGGTCACTATACAAGCTGTCTATGCAGAAAAGAAACTCATTTTGCGCCCTTCGGATTCCAGGTCAGTACTGAGGTTTCCTGAGTGTTCCATTGCTCCTTTTAGTCCATGTctgaaagcagcacaaaaacatttctgcagctcttcttGACCTTTTTTcgccctttttttcctccccttcagGACAGAGTTTAAAGTCTTTAAATGCACAGCTGATCTAAGTGAGGTAAGTCCTAAGCAAGTATTCTTTAGGCCATTTGTTGCTAAACTACaacttgaaaattattttatcaatTGTATGACTTTCAGGATGATCAGTCCATAAGAAACTTCCTGCAGAAAATGATCTCAGTTGTCGGGATCCCAGAAGTGATTTCAAGTGAGTTTTCCCTTCAAGGAAGTGCCAACATACTTTGTAAAGCATCTATCATCAGATCTTCTAAACCCGTGTACTGAAGAAGTACATTGATAATCCTCACAGCCTGGGGTGCTTGAGGAACATTTCACATAAATGGTGCAAGTTTCTGTTACATTCACGTGGGAAATAGGAAAAGTTTCGCCTTTGTAAATGGCTGGGATATAGGAAAATAAGTTTTCCATCAGGCTGAAGGTCATGGGGCGTTGGGGCACAATTAACTTTTGGCAACAGGCAGACAAGGTCACAGTACATGATGAGCAGCAAGCCAGGAGAGCTGTAACCATAGCTGGATGGTTTTACTGATTCCATAGGGATTGAACCAGCTTTGACCTCACTGATGAACAGCAAAGGGCTTCATTTATTTGAGATCAGAAATCCTGAGATCATCACAAGAAAGGTAAGCAGAGTTCAGAAATACCTGGCTCTTTAACCCTTCCTGGGAGTGTGGTAGTAATAACATAATACTAATATCTGTAATACTTATATAatacttttttctccccccttttttaGGGATACCTAATTGTACAACTTGACTTTAGCTTCCCAAATCATTTGCTGCTTGactttcttcagaaaggatTTTAGAACTGGTCTCTTCTTGAAGGAGTGTAGGAAATTGTGTACAAACAGCGATTGCATGTGAAATGA
The Anser cygnoides isolate HZ-2024a breed goose chromosome 12, Taihu_goose_T2T_genome, whole genome shotgun sequence genome window above contains:
- the CETP gene encoding cholesteryl ester transfer protein: MSCFEQAPLGGMKAALAGQESVTSQRSLLRLRMLWAGRMRLGTVGILLVLVHSAAACEFGPVPYRVTGIVCRMTKPAALLLNQETAQVIQAAFRNAKFPNITGERSVRLLGKVAYGLSNIQVNDLSIEQSEVELKENDAIDIAIKNVTAFFKGTLTYGYAGAWFLQLSHSVDFEIESSIDLQINIKLMCQEEQVAADASDCYLSFHKLTLHLQGDKEPGWLKQLFTDFISFTLKFVLKREVCKEINFLAQVLANFVHDLAANFVRDEDIGLDISLASDPLIKANYLESHHKGLVMYKNYSDVFSDSVYSPSLLTESRMLYFWLSEHILNSLASAAFLDERLVMTISGKKLQELFEIEDTEVQQKAVQLIFQGTSYNDSVAKVWSLTHPEISLQPEGTVVKSLVAVEINIFPPGEESLMVLYMEKEITVTIQAVYAEKKLILRPSDSRTEFKVFKCTADLSEDDQSIRNFLQKMISVVGIPEVISRIEPALTSLMNSKGLHLFEIRNPEIITRKGYLIVQLDFSFPNHLLLDFLQKGF